The sequence TGTGAATTTGCAGGAATTGATAAAAATATTTCAGTTTTAGAGAATCAAAGCAGTTTGCATGGCAAAAAAATCGGATTTGGAAGTGTAGATACCAAAAAAGAATCCATAGAAACCGTGGAAGAGATAAAAGAATTAATTAAAAAGGGAATGGATGTCATTGGCCCTGAAAATATGTTGGTAGATCCAGATTGTGGAATGAGGATGTTGCCTCATGAATCTGCCTTTTCTAAATTGAAAAATATGGTAGAAGCGACTAAAAGTTTATCATAGGGTTTCTTAAAGAGTAAAATGTGTTCATTATCTATCATATATGAAATGTTCTTTATTTATTGGGAGAATTATACATGAGAAAATATTACCTTGATAATCTACGTTGGCTTATAATTTTGATTTTATTCCCATATCACGTATTAATCATATACAGTGGTATTGGATCCTATTATTTCCATGTTGCCAACTCAGCTGTTGCCAATGCTTTCATTCTAACTTTTGCACCTTGGTTTATGCAATTACTCTTTGCCATTGCAGGAATCGCCACTTATTACTCATTAAAAAAGAGAGATGCAAAGGAGTATCTGAGTGAAAGAGTGTCAAAACTCCTTCTTCCAACAGTGGCGGGTGTTATTTTGGTCATACCCCTAAGTATCTATTTTGGCTATCTTTACAGTGGTTACACTGGAAGCTTCCTGAGCCTGTGGATGGATCTATTTACCAATGGGCTATATTACCTAAAGATTGGACTACTTGTAGGTCCATTATGGTTCCTGTTATATCTTTTTATAATATCTCTGATTGCACTCCCCCTTATCATGAAATATAAAAATGGAAAATGGAGAATCCCTATAGAAAAGGTAACAATACCAAAATTGTTATTAATGATAATTCCACTGACCATTGGAAGTTTTTTCCTGAACTTATATCCTGAAAAAAGCTTATTACAGTTCTTTTTACTGTTTATTTTCGGTTACTTCGTACTGTCTGATGATAGCATCCAAGAAAAATTGGAGGATAAAAGATGGCCGCTTTTCATCTCATTTATGGCTTTAATTATTATATATCTAGTGATGACTGTGCCTAGTATAGGTTCTGCAGTAAACACTGCTAGTGCCTCCACCTTCACAGTTGCCTCCCTTTTGTCCATGTTTTTAGTAAAATTATATGTAAATACTATTATGTGGCTTGGAGTTCTGGGTATAATGGGGATGGGTAAACATTATCTGGAATTTAAAAACTCAAAAACACTGTATCTTTCGGCTGTATCCTTTCCTATATACATATTCCATATAACCTGGATCAATATGTTTGCATATTACCTCATAAACTGGATACCCAACCAGATGGTCTTACAAGTAATCCTCACTATGGGTCTTAGTTTTATATTTACCATAGCAACCATTGAAGTGATTAGAAGAATCAAAGGAATCAGATTCCTTTTTGGAATCAGGGGTTGAAGATTAAAATTGTCAAACCAAACCGAAAAATTTAGGTTTTTAAATTTTCTATATTTTTAAGAATAAATTTGCAATATTTATATAACTCTCAGTGAAAATATTATTGATAATTTTTTAGGATAATTTGATTTAATTAGGAGGCGAACTAATGGCTACTTTAATTGAAGTTTCAGAGATTGCAGAGGGCTGGGAAAAACTGGTCAAGAAAATTATGAAAGAAGGGGCCGAAATTAGGGATGAGCGAGGCTCTCTCACTAAAGAACTTTTAAATGTCATGGTTTCCATTAAAAATCCATTGGGAAAGGCACAATCAAATAATTTTTATCTTAATAACTTAACTGATAAATTAGCAAGTATAAAAGATATAAGGGTTCCTGAAGGCTATTTCTGGCGAGGAGAAAAGTTAGAAACTTATTCTGAACAGTTTATTAGTGCTGACCTCCAGGGATTTATATATACCTATGGAAATCGTCTCAGAGCACATTTTAATGATGTTGATCAAATTCAAGAAGCAATAGATCGCTTAAAAAATTGTCAAGAATCAAGAAGGGCCATTTCAGTTACCTGGGACCCTAATATGGATACTAAAAGCGATGAAGTACCCTGCATGATTTTGGTGGACTTTAAAATCCGAGATAATAAACTTCAAACCACGGCTTTATGGAGATCCCATGATATTTATGGGGCCTGGTTCCCTAATGCTGTCGGATTGACCTATCTGGCCCAGTATGTTGCTGGGGAAGTGGGACTGGATTTAGGTTCGGTTACTATTCATTCCATTAGTGCCCATATCTATGAAGTTAACTTCAATGAGGCCCATAATTATTAAGTGTACAAATTAAATTATCTAAAATAAATTTTTAAACATTATTCTTCATTTTCTATTTTTTAAAACAATTATTTTTAATAAAATCAAATAGTAAACTAATTAAGATTAAAATTCCTAAAATCATGATGATAAAATAATGTTTATTCAAAATTCTTATTGAGGTGAATTTAGATGGTTAGTGTTAATTTAGAAGCAAAAAAAACCGTAGATGAAATGATTGCAAAAGCTGACTCGCTTAATATTAAAGTAGAAAAATTGGACAATGGTTCTACTGTAATTGACTGTGGAGTGAATGTATCTGGAAGTTTAAAGGCAGGAGAATTATACACCAAGGTATGTCTTGGAGGACTGGCCGAAGTGGGAATATCTATTCCTGGAGACTTATCAGAAAGCTTTGCCTTACCATCTGTTAAAATTAAAACCAATTCCCCAGCTATTTCCACTTTAGGAGCACAAAAAGCTGGATGGTCTGTAAGTGTAGGAGACTTCTTTGCCTTAGGTTCTGGACCTGCTCGTGCTTTAGCTAAAAAACCAGCGGAAACTTATAAAGAAATTGGATATGAAGACGACGCCGATATAGGTATTTTAACCTTAGAAGCAGACAAGCTCCCTGGAACTGATGTTACTGATAAAATTGCTGAAGATTGCGGTATATCCTCAGAAAACGTCTTTGTCCTGGTAGCCCCTACTTCTTCTCTGGTTGGATCCATTCAAATTGCAGGAAGAGTTGTAGAAAACGGTACCTACAAAATGCTGGAAGCACTTCACTTTGATGTCACTAAAGTGAAATTCGCTGCAGGTATTGCTCCTATTGCACCAGTTGACCCGGACGGCCTTAAAGCTATGGGAAAAACCAACGATGCTGTTTTATTCGGTGGAAGAACTTACTACTACATTGAATCTGAAGAAGGCGACGATATTAAAGCACTAGCTGAACAATTACCATCCTCTGCATCTGAAGGATACGGAAAGCCATTCTATGACATATTCAAAGAAGCTGAATACGATTTCTACAAAATAGACAAAGGCATGTTTGCCCCGGCTGAAGTGGTTATTAACGACCTGCGGACTGGAGAACTATTTAGAGCAGGATCTGTTAATGTAGATCTTCTAAAGAAGTCCTTTGGATTATAATTTGATATATCATTAATAAATTTAAAATAAATTTTAAATTAGTTTATTTTAAATTTTAATTCTTTTATTATCTTAGTTTTTAATTTTCCGGATTTTGTATAATTTTTTTAAAAATAAAAGTAAAATATATTAAATTATTTTAGTTCAAAATAAAAGAAATAAAAAAAGAATTTTATTTAATAGTTTTATCTATTTTTAATGCACTAAATGATTTATTTTACCTACACCATTGATTTGTTTTGTTATCTGAGGATTTCCAAAGTAATTTACTTGTCCTGCCCCGCTTATTATAGCATTTAACGTTTTAGTAGCATTTACCGTGGCTTTTCCTGCCCCGTTTATAGTAATTGTTGTACTTTGACTTAATAAAGTGGAGCATTAAATTCACCGGCCCCATTTATTGTTATGGTCTGTGTATCTACTTTTCCACCTGCATTAAGTTTCCCAGCGCCAGAAATAGTTAAAACTAATGTATTTATATTAACATTTGTTAAATTACCCTCTGCCGCTCCATTCACAAATAAATTTAAGTTATCAGTGCTTATATTATCCGCACTTAATTTTCCAGCCCCTGAAATATCTATAGAACTTATATTTTTAACAGTTAAGTGGAATTTCACGGGTTTAGTTGGTGTTGGGGTACTTGCATTGTCATAAGAAATTTGAAGCCTGTTATCTTTAACTGTGGTTTTTATATGTGGAATTACATTGTCTTCTGCTTCTATAGTCAATGATTCTGTGTTTCCCTGGGTTATTATTAGTGTGCCGATACCATCAAGTGCAACTTGATTAAATCCACTTACTTTTGGTGTTTCATTAATCACATTTCCAGATCCGGTTCCTCCACTCCCAATACAACCTGATGCCGCAACTACTACTCCTAAAATAAAAATCAAAAACAGATATTTTTTCAAATAATCCCTCCCCTTTTTGGATTTATTTACCTATATTTATTCAAGTAATAACAATTAAATTTTTAGACGTGAATTTATGGGCATAGATAATTCCCTAGAATACAAAAGAGTAATTGATTAAAAAATAAAAATAATTTAATTAGAAAATACTAACTTTAGAAATAAATTAGAAAATTATTAAATCTAAAATAGAGGCATTTGATGAAAATTATCACTGATGAAATTGATATTGAAACTTCTAAAAGGCTGGAGATAATAGATATAAGTTTTAAAATTGCTGAAATTGTTAAATCATGTGGAATAAAAAATGGATTGCTCAATATATTCACCAGACATTCCACATCGGCCATTGTCATTAATGAAAATGAGCCTAGGTTAATTAAAGACTTTGAAAATATTTTAATGAAAATCGTACCTGAAAATGAGACTTATGGTCACAATACTATCGATAATAATGCGGCGGCCCATCTGCGATCATTTTTACTGGGTGGCAGTCAGTCCATACCATTGAATAATGGCCAGCTAGATTTAGGGACATGGCAAAGTATCTTTTTTGTAGAATTAGATGGTCCCAGAAACAGAAAAGTTAAAATTACAATCATGGGCCAGTAATATATTAAATGATTTATTATTCAATTCTTTCAATTAAAAAAATAAATAAAATAATTAATAAATAGATAATTCATTTCAATGAATATCTACTTTCCAACTAATTGTAGCTCAAAGGCCACAATTGGATATTCCATATTGAAATTGGTTATGACTTCGGGGTGTATTTCTCCAAAGAAACCTTCAATACTATTTTTTCCATCAACATGCCCACCATTCACTTTAGCACAGCGGCCATTTATAAAAGAAGGGTGGTCAAAGGGTTCTATATTTAAAGTGTAGCCAGTATTTTCTAAAAATGAGGCCACGGTAGATTTTATTTCAGTGAAATTAGCATGGGAATGAATTATGGCACCAGCTATTTTTTTGTTGACTTTGGTGCAGGTTTCAGCTCCTTCATCAATATAGATAACATCACCAATTTCAAATATTCTCTGTGGCAGTTCTTCGTGCTTATTATCTTCTAAAAACTCCATTAATCCATTTAAAAGACTTTTACGAATCATGGTCCGGTCCTGGGAAATAGGTTGTGAAACTTCCACCCTTTCGTCCTCTTCCAACCTCAAATTATGATAATGTTTTTCTTCACTGGTCAACATTAAGCTCATAATTTCCTGGAAGCCCAGGCCCACCATAACTTCTCTTAAGAGATTGTCTGAGGTGTACCACTTATTTTCATTAGCTATAGTGGCAATATCAGGTAAATATGATTCAATATTATTGAAACAATATTCCACTGCCACATTTTCAATTAAATCTGCTTCATGGAGGATATCAACCCGGTAAGCTGGAATAGTAACTATTAATTCGTCTTCTGAAATTATTTCAGCGTCCATTCTGGCTTTAGCAATTAGATCTTTAATTTTATCAGCATCCAGATCCAGGCCACTGTATTGACATGTTTTGACCACTCCTAAAGTCTTGGTCTTTGGTGTAAAATCTGGAGTAATAACCGTTCGATCAGGATAGACAATTTGCAGTGATTCTATTTCACCACCTACTTCTCCAAAGGAAGCACAGATAATGTTTAAGGCATAGTCCACTGCCTTTTGATCAGTTCCAGTCACATCAACCAGAACATTTTCTGTCTCTTCGGTTAGTTTAGTAAGCTCACCATTAATTATAGGTGGCATGGACAGGACATTGTTATCTTTATCTGTAATAACGGGATATGCTTCAAATTTTTCCATTAAATGGGCGTATTTCACACCTTTAGGATGTTCCTGAAGCACTTCTAAGGGAGTCATTTCGGATATGGACTCCAGGGGGGTGAAACAGATTTCATCGCCTTTCATGGCATTATAATAGAATGGGCCTTCAATAACATCTAAATTATGGATTCCAATGGCTACTTTTTTCCTATCTCTACCAATTACCCAGTGAAGATCTTCCTGGAATTCCATGATTTGTTTTAGCTTTTTTTCATCCATTTTAATGTTTTTTATGAGGGCAAAACTGATATATGGGCGAATATTAGTTATTTTCTCATCCACAAAAACTTCAAGACCTGAATCTTTTACTGGATAAATGGGCATTCCTTTTTCTATGCCTAAAAATCCCTTTAAACTCCGGGCCACTCCTTCTACAGATAATTGGTCTGGTCGGTTGGGAAAGAATTCTACTTTAATGCTTTCGTCATCAAAGTCTTCAATATCGCTTCCCATCATGGGTAAAATGTCAATAAGTTTTTCTTTGCTTATTTCAATGCCTAAATCTTCTAAATCTTTATAATCAAATGTTATAACTGGCATTTAATTTCTCCTAATATGATTATTTAATAAAATTTTAATGAAATAAATTTTAATGATTAAAATAATTTGACTACATTCCGGATAATATCATTATAAAGAATAGGGACTCTATAGTGAAGTGCAATGCGCGGTGATAAAGCCAACCATAATCGGTTCCCACCAATTCATGATAAATATCAATTACCATGTGGATTAAGGCCCCTAATACTCCTATTTCAAAGGAAAACAACCCTAGAGGAATGAAAAATATCACAGAAAGCACAATAAAATGGAAAACGGCCTCCATGCTCTCATGAACTAGCCACATTCGAATATTAGATGAAACGGTTTTTCTTATAATTCCCGCGAAAAGAACGTAAAAATCAAAGAACAATTTCCAAAACACACGGCTATGGATCTCATCACTGATGGCCAGGACAACTGCTATATAAAACCACAATAATTCCATTATTTTTCACCACAGACATCTAGTAAATATTTCTTCAATTTGAGAACATCAATAAAACAGTTTAAAACAGTTGATTGTTACTTTGCATTTGATATTATATCATTTACTTATTTAGGATTTAACTTTAGAATTTTAACTAGTTTCTACTAACTTTGGTTTAATAATTATTTTAATGGGCTCTACTTAAATATAATTTTAATGTATATTTTATTTTATTTAAATAAAATTTTTGTAAACCTATAAAACAAGTATTTAGATCATGTTTTGTAAACATTGATATTATAAAATTAGATATTATATAATGTAAGTTAGAATAACAATAAATTAGATTTATGTTAATTGCAATTCTATATTATTAATTGAAATTCAGATATTAAAATTCAAATATTTTATTAAATGGCTTATAAATTAAAGAGATTATAGTATTAAGATATCAATTTAAAATTAATTTAAAAATATTATTATTCAAAATACCTCAGGAGAGAGAGGAAAATGACAGTTGATGATATTCCAAAGGATTACGACCACAAAAAAGAAGAATATTGGCAGACAATATGGCAAAAAAATCAACTTCACAAGTTCATTGGTGATGGAACCCGCCCTAGATACATAATTGACACCCCACCACCATATCCAACTGGTTCTATTCACATGGGCCACGTTTTAAACTGGGCTTACATCGATATGAATGCTCGTTTTAAAAGAATGAATGGCTTTGATGTGATGTTTCCACAAGGATGGGATTGTCACGGCCTTCCCACAGAAGTGAAAGTGGAAGAGACTCATAATATTAAGAAAAATGACGTTTCTCGTGAAGAATTTAGGCAAATGTGTGTAGATTTGACCAAAGACAATATTGCCATGATGAAAACTCAGATGCAATCCATGGGATTTTCACAGGACTGGAGCAGGGAATTTGTAACCATGACTCCAGAATACATGTACAAAACCCAGCTTTCCTTCCTTAAAATGTTTGAAAAGGGTTTGATTTACCAGGGAATTCACCCGGTTAACTGGTGTCCTCGTTGTGAGACGGCCATTGCCTTTGCTGAGGTGGAATATCAGGAAAATGAAACTTACTTAAACTATCTGGAGTTTCCATCAGAAGATGGTGAAAATGGAGTAATGATTGCTACCACTCGTCCAGAACTATTATCTGCATGTGTGGCTGTGGTTGTACATCCAGATGATGAAAGGTACCATGATTTAGCTGGTAAAAAGGTTCAAGTCCCTATATTTAATAGAAATGTAAAAATAATCACTGATACTGAGGTAGACCCTGAATTTGGTACAGGGGCAGTTATGATCTGTACCTTTGGTGATAAAACTGATGTCTCATGGGTCAATAAATATGGTCTGGATATTATTGAGGCCATTGATGAACAGGGCATTATGCAAGAAGTTTCAGGAAAATATGCAGGTCTTACCATTAAAGAATGCAAAGAAAAAATCATAGCTGACCTTAAAAATGAAGGTTATCTTAAAAAACAGGAAAATATTGAGCAGAATGTTGGTTTATGTTGGAGATGTAAAACTCCAATTGAAATACTGGTTAAAAATCAATGGTTTGTAGCTGTTAAAGAACTTATTAATGATATAAAGGAAGTTTCAGATGAGATAAAATGGACTCCTGAATATATGGAAACACGGCTCTTAAATTGGACAGGTTCTATGGATTGGGATTGGTGTATTTCCCGTCAAAGAATTTTTGCAACCCCTGTTCCTGTCT is a genomic window of Methanobacteriales archaeon HGW-Methanobacteriales-1 containing:
- a CDS encoding thymidylate synthase; this translates as MATLIEVSEIAEGWEKLVKKIMKEGAEIRDERGSLTKELLNVMVSIKNPLGKAQSNNFYLNNLTDKLASIKDIRVPEGYFWRGEKLETYSEQFISADLQGFIYTYGNRLRAHFNDVDQIQEAIDRLKNCQESRRAISVTWDPNMDTKSDEVPCMILVDFKIRDNKLQTTALWRSHDIYGAWFPNAVGLTYLAQYVAGEVGLDLGSVTIHSISAHIYEVNFNEAHNY
- a CDS encoding phenylalanine--tRNA ligase subunit beta; this encodes MPVITFDYKDLEDLGIEISKEKLIDILPMMGSDIEDFDDESIKVEFFPNRPDQLSVEGVARSLKGFLGIEKGMPIYPVKDSGLEVFVDEKITNIRPYISFALIKNIKMDEKKLKQIMEFQEDLHWVIGRDRKKVAIGIHNLDVIEGPFYYNAMKGDEICFTPLESISEMTPLEVLQEHPKGVKYAHLMEKFEAYPVITDKDNNVLSMPPIINGELTKLTEETENVLVDVTGTDQKAVDYALNIICASFGEVGGEIESLQIVYPDRTVITPDFTPKTKTLGVVKTCQYSGLDLDADKIKDLIAKARMDAEIISEDELIVTIPAYRVDILHEADLIENVAVEYCFNNIESYLPDIATIANENKWYTSDNLLREVMVGLGFQEIMSLMLTSEEKHYHNLRLEEDERVEVSQPISQDRTMIRKSLLNGLMEFLEDNKHEELPQRIFEIGDVIYIDEGAETCTKVNKKIAGAIIHSHANFTEIKSTVASFLENTGYTLNIEPFDHPSFINGRCAKVNGGHVDGKNSIEGFFGEIHPEVITNFNMEYPIVAFELQLVGK
- the mch gene encoding methenyltetrahydromethanopterin cyclohydrolase — protein: MVSVNLEAKKTVDEMIAKADSLNIKVEKLDNGSTVIDCGVNVSGSLKAGELYTKVCLGGLAEVGISIPGDLSESFALPSVKIKTNSPAISTLGAQKAGWSVSVGDFFALGSGPARALAKKPAETYKEIGYEDDADIGILTLEADKLPGTDVTDKIAEDCGISSENVFVLVAPTSSLVGSIQIAGRVVENGTYKMLEALHFDVTKVKFAAGIAPIAPVDPDGLKAMGKTNDAVLFGGRTYYYIESEEGDDIKALAEQLPSSASEGYGKPFYDIFKEAEYDFYKIDKGMFAPAEVVINDLRTGELFRAGSVNVDLLKKSFGL